The DNA sequence ataaaataaaatataattgacaaGACATCATATTTATATGACATAGTtgttgaaataaaaaatagaaatgacATTACTTTACCTAAAAATATGAGttttttaaactaatatatatatagtatcatACTAATCCATTAAATACATCAAAAACTTTAATTACGTGTAAATTTTAATCAATTGTATTAtcgtatttttgttgttttgtgaaattcaattgattgtgtaataattttaatcaattgaaatttaaaaaaaccaTGTTACCCTgcgaaaaaataaatataagtaatattttgtgaaaaaaaaaaaagcaaagctAGAGTTTTTTTTGTTTGTGTATTGTCATGGTTCGTTAAAAAATAATAGATGAATTTTTACTGATTGTTTTGGTTAAATAAAGATTTGGTGataatatctttttataatattttttattgaagctGATGttggcttcttttttttttttcctttttttctataGATTACATGGGATGAATCCGAAATTTTGAAGAATATAAATCCGGTCAGTCCATGGCAGGTGGAACTTCTTTCTGAGACACTTTTACTTCCTCAAGTATTTTTCCCAACAAAGAGGTTCAGAACTTCAGATGGTTCTGGAGTATTCACTAATGAAATGGGAGAATCTTCATCTTCAATTACAAGATTTTTTATTCCTGATTCAACAATGGGACTGCTGAATCAAACATTGTTGAGCAATTATGATACTCTTTTTTCTGCTAGCATGCAGGGAGCCAGGCATCCTCTATTTTCTGCAGCTACTTATCCCCTCTTTCCGATTGATCCTTCTCTATCTATTGATAGTTCCTTTGAGAATAATATTGTACCAAAGTTAAATGTTATGTTGCCAAAACTTAATATTGACACTCATA is a window from the Arachis hypogaea cultivar Tifrunner chromosome 17, arahy.Tifrunner.gnm2.J5K5, whole genome shotgun sequence genome containing:
- the LOC140180759 gene encoding auxin response factor 17-like translates to MDCFDSKIEITWDESEILKNINPVSPWQVELLSETLLLPQVFFPTKRFRTSDGSGVFTNEMGESSSSITRFFIPDSTMGLLNQTLLSNYDTLFSASMQGARHPLFSAATYPLFPIDPSLSIDSSFENNIVPKLNVMLPKLNIDTHKPKNLSPHSKSNLTPVDEIPNSNSTKSGATSFQLFGCTIQTDQASDKIADYNNVEGEDNIQ